The DNA window CGTTGCACCGGGTGCCGCACCTGCGCCATGGCCTGCAAGGATTACCACGACCACGGCACCGACATCTCGTTTCGCATGGTCATCGACTACGAGGGCGGCGGCTGGACGCGCACCTCGGAGGGCTCGCTTGCGCAGGACGCGTACGCGTACCACGTCTCGCTCGCCTGCAACCACTGCAACAACCCCGTGTGCACGCAGGTGTGCCCCACCGGCGCCATGCACAAGGACGAGCTGGGGCTCGTGTGGCCCGACGCGCGCAAGTGCATCGGCTGCGGCTACTGCACGATGGCCTGCCCCTACCACGCGCCGCACATCGACGCGCACCTCAAGCGCTCGAGCAAGTGCGACGGCTGCCGCGAGCGCGTGGCGCAAGACGAGCGGCCCGTGTGCGTGGAGGCGTGCCCGCTGCGCGCGCTCGACTTCGGCCTGGCGTCCGAGCTGCAGGAGCGGCATCCGCACGCGGTGCGCTCCGTGATGCCGCTGCCCGACGAGGACGCGACGAACCCGAATCTGTACATCCTGCCCTCCCCTGCGGCCCTGCGCGCGGCGGACGGCGGCGGGCACATCGTCAACCGCAAGGAGATGGGCTTATGACCAGCGGATTCGATGCGCTCTCGCTTGCGGTGTTCACCTCGCTTGCGCCCGGCGGCGTGGTGGCGTTCATCGCCCTCGCCCTCGCGCGGATCGGCGCGCGCAACCCCGAGGCGGCCGTGCGGCTCGACCGCATGATCGCGCTGCCGTTCGCCGTGGTGCTGACGGGCTTCATCGCCTCGGCCACCCACCTCGGCACGCCGGCGAACGCACTGCACGTGTTCTCGGGCATCGGCCGCTCGCCGCTTTCCAACGAGGTGCTGGCGGCCGTGGCGTTCCTGTTCCTGGCGGGGTCGTACTGGATGGCGGCGTTCAAGGAGCGCTTCCCGGACGCCGTGGCCAAGCCGTGGCTTGTGCTGGCGTGCGCGGCGGGCGTGGCGCTGGTGGCGTGCACGTCGGTGGCGTACACGGTGAGCACGGTTCCCACCTGGGATTCTCCGTACACGCCGGCAGATCTCGTGCTGTCGGCGGCGCTGACGGGACCCGTGCTGGCCCTGCTGTTCCTGGAGCTGGCCCATGCGCGGCTCCGGCCCCTCGAGGGGACGCTGCTCGCGCTTGCGGCCGCCTCGCTCGCCGCCGGAACCGTCGTGCTCGGGATGCACGAGGCCAGCCTCGGAGGAATCGCGAACAACGAGTTCTCCGCGAGCTCGCTCGTCCCGGACTACGGCGCGGTCGTGGCGCTGCATCTCGCGCTGGGCGCGGCCGGCATTGCCGCGGCGGCCTGGTCGCTGCGGCGCGGGCAGGCGGAGCGGCTCACCCTCATTCTGCGCGTGGCCGCCTGCGTCCTCGTCCTGGCCGCCGTGTTCGCCACCCGCATCGAGTTCTACCACCTGCACATGACCGTGGGGTTTTAAGAGAAGACGGCACGCGAAACGACCCGTGCCGCACGTTTTTTGCCCCCTGTGCGAGCTGTTCGATGCGGCTAACTCGCGGAAGGACACCTCCGGCGATGCGCGACCAGGCATTATGCGCGCGCCGCACGCCGAATTGCAAGTTACCCTCGGGAAACAGCTCGCACAGGCGACGATTTTGTGCATTGTCATCCTGAGCGGAGCGAACGAAGTGAGCGAAGCCGAAGGATCCCGTGCGGCGTTAGCTGGAAGCGTCACGGCTGTCGCCGCAGGGGGTCCTTCGACTCGCTTCGCTCGCTCAGGATGACAGCGGGGGGCGCTTCGTTCGCTCAGACAACCTGCTCAGTGGCCGCCGCCGGCCATCATCTTGGCGGCGTGCGGGATCACGCCGACGACGCCGTCCCAGTTCTCGCGGGCGGCCTTTTCGCTGCCGGGCAGGTTGATGACCAGGTGGCGCCCTCGCTGCATGCACACCGCGCGCGAGAGCATGGCGTAGGGCGTGATGGCCAGCGAGTGCGCACGCATGGCCTCGGCGATGCCCGGCACGTTGCGCTGGCACGCGTCCATCGTGGCCTCGGGCGTCACGTCGCGCAGCGACAGTCCGCTTCCGCCGCAGGTGAGCACCACGTCCACATCCATCTCGTCGCAGGCGCGCACGATGGCCGACGCGATGAACGGCCGCTCGTCGGGCACCACGACGTGGCTTTTGCACTCCCAGCCGTTCTCGGCGATGAGCGCCTCAAGCGCCGCGCCCGCCGTGTCCTCCTTCATCCCGCGCGTGTCGGAGCACGTGATGATGGCGAAGGTGATCTTCTGGTCCATTAGAGCACTACCTCCTCGTTGACGTCGAGCAAAACGCATTCCACGAGCGAGCCGGCCGTGCGCGACTCGAGGCCCTCGGGCAGCACCACCATGCAGTTGCTGCGCTGGATGGGCCCGAACAAGCCCGAGCTCTGGTTCTTCGCTGGCGTCGCCACGTAAGCGCCGTCGGCGTCCTTGGAAAGCGTCGAGCGCAGGAAGATGCGACGCGGGTCCTTCTTCTTGGCGTCGTGCGCGAGCCGGGCCTTGACCACCGGGCGCTCGAAGCGGGAGAAGCCCTGCATCTTGCGCAGCGCCGGGCGCACGATCATCTCGAAGCCCACGTAGGCGGCCGCCGGGTTGCCGGGCAGGCCGAACACGGGCGTGCCATCCACCAGGCCGAACGTCTGCGCCTTGCCGGGACGCATGTTCACCGTAGTCATCAGCAGCTGCCCCAGCTCCTCCACCACCGGCTTGATGAAATCGAAGTCGCCGTTGGACGCGCCGCCGCTCGTCACCACGAAATCGTAGTCGGCCGCCGCCGCGCGCACCGCGGCCGCGAGCGCCTCGTGCGTGTCCTCCACGATGGGCAGCACGACGGGCACCCCGCCGGCGGCCTGGACGCACGCGGCCAGCGCGTAGCTGTTGGAGTTGCGGATCTTGCCGGGGCCGGGCACCTCGGTGGGAGGGACGAGCTCCGAGCCGATGGCGATCACGGCCACGCGCGGCTTGCGGTGCGTCGGCACCTCCACGATGCCGCAGCCCGCCAGAAACCCGACGCCGGCCGTGCCGATCACCTCGCCGCACCCGACCACCACCTCGCCGGCCCGCGCCTCCTCGCCGGCATCGCGCACATTGGAGCGCACGGCGGTGGGGGCGGCGAAGGCCACGCGGCTGCCCGCCTTGCCGTCGCCGGTCACCACGTCCACGATCTCGTACTTCACCACGGAGTCTGCGGCGTCGGGCACGGGCGCGCCCGTCATGATGCGCACGCACTGGCCGGCTTCGATGGAACCCTCGAACACGTCGCCCGCCGCGATCTCGGCCACCACGTCCAGCTCAACCGGCGCGTCGGCGCTTGCCTGGGCGATCTCCTCGGCGCGCAGCGCGAAGCCGTCCATGGCCGAGTGGGCGAACGGCGCGATGTCGATGTCGCTTCGCAGGTCGGCGGCCGCCACGCGTCCCACGGCCTCCAGCACCGGCACGGTTTCCGCAGGCAGCGCCTTCACCTGCGCCAACACGAGCGCGCGCGCCTCTTCGAGCGAGATCATCTCCGGCATGCCCTCCCCTTTCGCGAAGGCGCTCGGCCGAGCCGCCGCGCCGTTGTCGTTGTCAGTCGCGGTCTATTATAGCGTTTCAAGAATGATTCATGAGCACGATTCCGCGAGCGCGGACCTGCCCGTATAATGGAGGGGATCGGACGAAAGGAACGGCCATGGCGATACCCGTGCTCGAACGTAACTGCTACCACCAGGTGAAGGCGCACCCCTCCGCACTCGTGTCGCCGCACGCCAGCATCATGGGGGACGTGACGCTCGGCCGCGACGCCACGGTGCTCGACGGGGCGCGCCTGCGCGGCGACGACGCCCCTATCACTATCGGCGACGAGACGAACCTCCAGGAGAACGTCGTCGTCCATGCCGATGTCGGCGACCCCGTCGTGGTGGGCAACCATGTGACCGTCGGGCACCGCGCCATCCTGCACGGCTGCGCGATCGGCGACAACACCCTCGTCGGCATGGGGTCCATCGTGATGAACCGGGCGGTCGTGGGATCGAACAGCCTGGTCGCAGCCGGCGCGATCGTGACCGAGGACAAGCAGTTCCCCGACGGATGCCTGATCATGGGCGTGCCCGCGCGCATCGCGCGCATGCTCTCCGAGGACGAGATCGCCCTCATGTGCGTCGAGCCGGCCGACGAGTACCTCGTCGTGCGCGCCGCCCTGCACGAGGAAGGCCTGCTCGCGCACCCCGAGCCCGGTCAGCGGGTGTTCCCGGAGCGGTAAGCGCCGCGGGGCCGCCCATACGGACGGCCCCGCGACAAGCAGGCTTTCGTTTTGCGGCTTGTTCTAGCGCTTGATGTTGTAGAACGCGCTCATGCCGGCGTAGACGGCGGCGGAGTCGAGCTCCTCCTCGATGCGGAGCAGCTGGTTGTACTTCGCCACGCGATCGCTTCGGCAGGGAGCGCCGGTCTTGATCTGGCCGGTGTTCACGGCCACAGCCAGGTCGGCGATGGTAGTGTCCTCGGTTTCGCCGGAGCGGTGGCTCATGACGCAGGCGTAGCCGGCCTGCTTCGCCATCTCGATGGCCTCGAGCGTCTCGGTGAGGCTGCCGATCTGGTTCACCTTGATGAGGATGGCGTTCGCGCAGCCCATCTCGATGCCCTTGGCCAGGCGCTTGGAGTTCGTGACGAACAGGTCGTCGCCCACCAGCTGCACGCGGTCGCCAATGCGCTCGGTGAGGGCCTTCCAGCCGTCCCAGTCCTCCTCGGCCATGCCGTCCTCGAGCGAGATGATGGGGTACTTGTTCACGAGCGCTTCCCAGTAGTCCACCATCTCGGCGCTCGTGAGCTCGCGGCCCTCGCCGGCCAGCACGTACTTCTGCTTCTCGGCGTCGTAGAACTCGGTCGAGGCCGGGTCCATGGCGAACATGATGTCCGTGCCGGGCTTGTAACCGGCGGCCTCGCATGCCTTCGTCACGTATTCCAGCGGCTCCTCATTCGTCTTGAAGTTGGGGGCGAAGCCGCCCTCGTCGCCCACGCCGCCGCCGAGGCCGGCGTCGTGCAGCACCTTCTTCAGCGTGTGGTAGATCTCGGCGCACCAGCGCAGCGCCTCGGCGAACGAGTCGGCGCCCACCGGCATGATCATGAACTCCTGGAAGTCCACGTTGTTGTCGGCATGCACGCCGCCGTTCAGGATGTTCATCATGGGCGTGGGCAGAAGGTGCGCGTTCGCGCCGCCCACGTACTTGTACAGCGGCAGCTCGGCCGACTCGGCCGCAGCCTTCGCGCAGGCCAGCGACGCGCCGAGGATGGCGTTCGCGCCCAGGGCGCCCTTGTTGTCGGTGCCGTCCACCTCAAGCATGATGTCGTCGATGGTGCGCTGGTCGTCGGCCTCGAGGCCGATGAGCGCCTCGGCGATTTCCTCGTTCACATGGGCCACCGCGTCGAGCGTGCCCTTGCCGAGGTAGCGGCCCTTGTCGCAGTCGCGCAGCTCCACGGCCTCGAACGCGCCGGTCGACGCGCCCGACGGCACGGCAGCGCGGCCGAACGCCCCGTCCTCGAGCACGACCTCCACTTCCACGGTCGGGTTGCCGCGCGAGTCCAGGATCTCGCGACCGAACACATCGATGATGACGCTCATGAATGCCTCCTCGTAGTTTTAGCAATCCACCCCGCCGGGCCTTCCGGCGAAGCCTGACCTCACGGGCAATCATAGCACGTCGGAAGCGCAATCCCCCATTCTGCGAGCGTTTCCCACAACAACGAAGGCGAACGGTAAAGAGGGGAGGCGCTCAAGTTGCGACGCGCTTGGACCGCTTTTCTACAACCCCATCTCATCCAAGCTCACTAACGTCGCGCCCATCGCGTTCGCTCGGTCGCGGCACGCTTCAGTGAAGCCCGTCTTCGAAAACGCGAACAGCAGGCGCCTGTCCGCGGGAATCAACCGAGTGCGGTGCTCCAAGGTTTCAAGCACGTCCGCATCCACAGGCTTCTCGCGCCATTTGCACTCGGCGAACAGCACCTCCCCCTCGTCGCAAAGGGCGACGATGTCGATCTCGGCCTGTTCGCGGCGGGCGGGGTCGTTCCCCCACCAGCGGCCGATGTCCAAGATGAGCGGCACGCGGGATGCGCCCATCTCGCGAAGGAGCCACTGCCTGCACACGTCCTCGAACGTCGGGCCGAGATACGTGGACAAGTGGCGCTCCTCGATGAGACGCGCAATCTCCTCGTGACGGCCGGCCTGCAAGGGGGTTGCGTATTGCGGCACGAAGCGATACCAGAAACGGAACAGGTTGTCGGCTATGCGATAGCGCACCTTTTTGCGGTTCGCATCCACGACGGGCTGCTCCTTGCGAACCACTCCCAACTCGATCAGGCTTTTCAAATATCCCGTGACCGCCGCCGTCTCGACGCCCGCAGCATCGGCGATTTCGGACGGCCTTCCTATGCCCGTGGCCACCGCCCGCGTGATGGCGTTGTACATCGCCGGATCGCGTAGCTCCTGCTGCAAGTACGAGTCGGGTTCCCCGTACAGGAACGAATCGACCCGCAGCACGTTTTCCGCCATGTTCCTTTCTAGCGTCGCGGACGCGTCGCATTGCTCCAAGTAGAGCGGAACGCCGCCCACCATGCCGTACCACGCCACGACGTCCTCCGCGGAAAGGCCCTCAAGCAGCTTCGCCGAGTCGAACACATCGAACGGCTCGACCTTGATCTGGGCGGTTCTCCGCCCATAGAGCGGGCTCTGGTAGCCCAGCACCTGGTGCTCCATGAAGCTCATGGACGAGCCGCAAAGGACGAGGAAGAGCCCGCTCGCTTCCTTCTCTTCGTCGATTTTCGCTTGCAGGAGCGACGAGACCGGGCGATAGCTTTGTGCCAGATAAGGGTATTCGTCGATCACGAAGACGAGGCGGCGGATGCGCGCGATTCGAAACACGTGATCGAATGCCGCGTCGAACGACTCGAACACCGGAGCTGGAGCGTCGAGCGCCGCAATGTCGCCAGCCTGCAAGAAATCGGCAAGAGCCTTGCTGAGCGCGACGAGGTTCTCCCTGGCGCTCGATTCCCGCGCGGTGAACACAATGGCCGGTTTTCCCTCTATGAACTTGTTGATAAGGCTCGTCTTGCCTACGCGCCTGCGCCCGTAGATGACGGGCATCTGGAACGCGCCCGTTTCATATAGTTGCTCGAGCGTTCGAAGCTCGCGCTCTCTTCCGACAAAAGGCATGCGCCCTTCTTTCCTTCGCGTCCTTTTAGGAAAGTATACTTTATGAAGTTACGATTTAGCAAATTACGATTTTGCTACCGTTGAACGCACGCGCGCGGGCCGCGGCGCTACAGGCAGGCGCGCAGGTGCGACAGGAACCGCTCCTTCACTTCGCGGCGGCGACCGCGGCTCAGGGGCACGGCCTCGCCGGAGGACAGGCGCACGGCGTCGGGCTCGAGCTGCTCGACGCAGGTCATGTTGACGATGAAGCTCTTGTGGCACTGGGCGAACGAGCCGGGCAGCAGCGCGGCCAGAGCGCCGAGCGCGGCGTAGCTCTCCAGCACCGTGCCGTCCACCAGGTAGATGCGCACTTTGCGGCGGTCGCTCTCGATGTAGCTGATCCTCTGAGGCGGCACCTTCACCAGGCGGCTGCCCACCGTCACCCCGATGGCCGCGCCGCGGTCGCGCTCGATGGCCTGCAGCGCCTTGTCGAGCGCGTCGTTGAAATCAGGCTCAGCGACGGGCTTCGTGAGGAAGTAGACGTGCTCCGTCCGGTACACCTTCGTGCAGAATTCTGGGTAGCCGGTCACGTAGATCACCTGAGTACCGCAGCCGGCCGGGAAGAGCTCCGCCACGATGTCGATGCCGGTACGCTCCTCGCCCTCGAAGCGGATGTCCATGAACACGACGTCGAGCGCCGGCTCGCCCGGCTTGACGGGTGCCGCCGCGCGACGCGCGAGTTCGGCAACGCTCGTGAAACGCTCGATCGCGAGCCGATCCGCCTGCGGGTGGCGGCGGGCCATCCGCTCGAGCAGGTCCGCCTGCTCGTCATCATCTTCCACTATTGCCACGCTCAAGGGAACGCCTGCCAGCATGCCGTCTCCGAATCCATCCGCTACTTGCTTGCCGACGTGCCATTATATCAACCAATGCTGGAAGCTGGGCGCGAATCGGCGGCGCGAGCGCGCCCAGCGGCGGATTCGACCGCGCACGGCATGCGAGCTGCGGTGCTGGCCGCGCTTCGGGTAGCATGGGGGCCGTTCATCCAACAGCCGCGCTCGGGGGGAGCCTCATGTCAGAACACGCCGTTTCCGCCTTCCTTAAACGGAAGGACATCGAGATCTCGTTTCAGCGCTACGCCATCGACGCGCTGTCGGCCATGGCGCAGGGCTTGTTCGCGTCGCTGCTCATCGGCACCATCCTCACCACGGTAGGCGATTTGTCGCACGTGGCGTTCTTCAACCAAATTGGCGACTTCGCCAAGAGCGTGGCGGGGCCGGCCATGGCCATCGCCATCGGCTACGCGCTGCGCACCCCGCCCCTCGTGCTGTTCTCGCTCGCGGCCGTGGGCTTCGCAGCCAACGCGGCGGGCGGCGCGGGCGGGCCCTTGGCCGTGCTCGTCATTGCTATCGTTGCCTCCGAGCTGGGCAAAGCGGTGTCGAAGGAGACGAAGGTGGACATCATCGTCACGCCGGCCGTCACCGTGGCGGGCGGCTGCGGGCTGGCGCTGGCCGTGGCTCCGTGGATCGGGGCGCTCGCGTCGTCGGTGGGCGGGTTCATCATGTGGGCGACCGAGCTGCAGCCGCTGTTCATGGGTATCATCGTGTCGGTGGTCATCGGCATCGCGCTCACGCTGCCCATTTCGTCGGCGGCCATCTGCGCGGCCCTGGGGCTCACGGGGCTGGCCGGCGGCGCGGCGCTCGCGGGATGCTGCGCGCAGATGGTGGGCTTCGCCGTGATGAGCTTCCGCGAGAACCGCTGGGGCGGCCTCTTGTCCCAGGGCCTGGGCACGTCGATGCTGCAGATGGGCAACATCATGAAGCGGCCCGTCATCTGGCTGCCGCCCATCATCGCCTCGGCCGTCACCGGGCCTATCGCCACCTGCGTATTCGTGCTGCAGCAGAACGGCCCGGCCGTGGCCTCGGGCATGGGCACGTGCGGGCTGGTGGGCCCCATCGGCGTATACACCGGCTGGGTGGCCCAGGCGGCCGCCGGTGGGCCGGCCGCGGGTGCCTTCGAGTGGATCGGCCTCGTGCTGGTGTGCTTCGTGCTGCCTGCGGTGCTGACCTGGGCCATCGCCGCCGCCATGCGCAAGGCTGGCCTCATCCGCGAAGGCGATCTGAAGCTGGAGGATTAGCGGCCCCGAACGCGCGTGTGGCCCGCCGTGTTCGGTCGGGGACCGAGGCCGGCGGGCCACACGCTGTTGTGAAGAACTTCCCGGAGGGGGGAAGGTCTTGCCTAGTGGATGGTGTTGCTCACGTAGGGGGTCTTGTCCTTGAGCACCACGTCGTGCGCGCCGCCCTCCACGATGGACGTGGACGACACCACGGTGAGCTTCGCCTTCTCCTGCAACTCGGGGATGGTCAAAGCGCCGCAGTTGCACATCGTGGACTTCACCTTGGACAACGTGAGGTCGACGTTGTCCTTGAGCGAGCCGGCGTAGGGCACATACGAGTCCACGCCCTCCTCGAACGACATGCCCTTCTTGTCGCCGCCCAGGTCGTAGCGCTGCCAGTTGCGGGCGCGCGCCGAGCCCTCGCCCCAGTACTCCTTCATGTAGGAGCCGTTGATGTTCACCTTGTTCGTGGGGCTCTCGTCGAAGCGGGCGAAGTAGCGGCCCAGCATGACGAAGTCGGCGCCCATGGCCAGCGCGAGCGTGATGTGATGGTCATACACGATGCCGCCATCGGAGCACAGCGGGATGTACACGCCCGTCTCCTCGAAGTATTCGTCGCGGGCGCGCGCCACCTCGATGGTGGCCGTGGCCTGGCCGCGGCCGATGCCCTTCTGCTCGCGCGTGATGCAGATGGAGCCGCCGCCGATGCCGATCTTGATGAAGTCGGCGCCCGCGTCGGCCAAAAAGCGGAAGCCCTCGGCGTCCACCACGTTGCCCGCGCCCACCTTCACCGAGTCGCCGTAGTGCTCGCGGACCCACTCGATGGTGAGCTTCTGCCAATCGGAATAGCCCTCGGACGAGTCGATGCACAGCACGTCGGCACCGGCCGCCACCAGCGCCGGCACGCGCTCGGCGTAGTCGCGCGTGTTGATGCCCGCGCCCACCATGTAGCGCTTGTGCGCATCGAGCATCTCGTTGGGGTTGGACTTGTGCGAGTCGTAGTCCTTGCGGAACACCATGTACATGAGGTTGTCGTCATCGTCCACCACGGGCAGCGAGTTCAGCTTGTTGTCCCAGATGATGTCGTTGGCCACCTTCAGGCTGGTGTCGGCCGGCGCCACGATCAGGCTCTCGCGCGGCGTCATGAAGCTGGACACCTTCTCGTCCATCGACATGCGCGACAGGCGGTAGTCGCGCCCGGTCACGATGCCCACGAGCCTGCCGTGCGCCGAGCCGTCGGCCGTGACGGGCATGGTGGAGT is part of the Arabiibacter massiliensis genome and encodes:
- a CDS encoding 4Fe-4S dicluster domain-containing protein, with protein sequence MPRGFFFDNTRCTGCRTCAMACKDYHDHGTDISFRMVIDYEGGGWTRTSEGSLAQDAYAYHVSLACNHCNNPVCTQVCPTGAMHKDELGLVWPDARKCIGCGYCTMACPYHAPHIDAHLKRSSKCDGCRERVAQDERPVCVEACPLRALDFGLASELQERHPHAVRSVMPLPDEDATNPNLYILPSPAALRAADGGGHIVNRKEMGL
- a CDS encoding DmsC/YnfH family molybdoenzyme membrane anchor subunit, with protein sequence MTSGFDALSLAVFTSLAPGGVVAFIALALARIGARNPEAAVRLDRMIALPFAVVLTGFIASATHLGTPANALHVFSGIGRSPLSNEVLAAVAFLFLAGSYWMAAFKERFPDAVAKPWLVLACAAGVALVACTSVAYTVSTVPTWDSPYTPADLVLSAALTGPVLALLFLELAHARLRPLEGTLLALAAASLAAGTVVLGMHEASLGGIANNEFSASSLVPDYGAVVALHLALGAAGIAAAAWSLRRGQAERLTLILRVAACVLVLAAVFATRIEFYHLHMTVGF
- a CDS encoding MogA/MoaB family molybdenum cofactor biosynthesis protein codes for the protein MDQKITFAIITCSDTRGMKEDTAGAALEALIAENGWECKSHVVVPDERPFIASAIVRACDEMDVDVVLTCGGSGLSLRDVTPEATMDACQRNVPGIAEAMRAHSLAITPYAMLSRAVCMQRGRHLVINLPGSEKAARENWDGVVGVIPHAAKMMAGGGH
- the glp gene encoding gephyrin-like molybdotransferase Glp, with the translated sequence MPEMISLEEARALVLAQVKALPAETVPVLEAVGRVAAADLRSDIDIAPFAHSAMDGFALRAEEIAQASADAPVELDVVAEIAAGDVFEGSIEAGQCVRIMTGAPVPDAADSVVKYEIVDVVTGDGKAGSRVAFAAPTAVRSNVRDAGEEARAGEVVVGCGEVIGTAGVGFLAGCGIVEVPTHRKPRVAVIAIGSELVPPTEVPGPGKIRNSNSYALAACVQAAGGVPVVLPIVEDTHEALAAAVRAAAADYDFVVTSGGASNGDFDFIKPVVEELGQLLMTTVNMRPGKAQTFGLVDGTPVFGLPGNPAAAYVGFEMIVRPALRKMQGFSRFERPVVKARLAHDAKKKDPRRIFLRSTLSKDADGAYVATPAKNQSSGLFGPIQRSNCMVVLPEGLESRTAGSLVECVLLDVNEEVVL
- a CDS encoding gamma carbonic anhydrase family protein encodes the protein MAIPVLERNCYHQVKAHPSALVSPHASIMGDVTLGRDATVLDGARLRGDDAPITIGDETNLQENVVVHADVGDPVVVGNHVTVGHRAILHGCAIGDNTLVGMGSIVMNRAVVGSNSLVAAGAIVTEDKQFPDGCLIMGVPARIARMLSEDEIALMCVEPADEYLVVRAALHEEGLLAHPEPGQRVFPER
- the eno gene encoding phosphopyruvate hydratase, translating into MSVIIDVFGREILDSRGNPTVEVEVVLEDGAFGRAAVPSGASTGAFEAVELRDCDKGRYLGKGTLDAVAHVNEEIAEALIGLEADDQRTIDDIMLEVDGTDNKGALGANAILGASLACAKAAAESAELPLYKYVGGANAHLLPTPMMNILNGGVHADNNVDFQEFMIMPVGADSFAEALRWCAEIYHTLKKVLHDAGLGGGVGDEGGFAPNFKTNEEPLEYVTKACEAAGYKPGTDIMFAMDPASTEFYDAEKQKYVLAGEGRELTSAEMVDYWEALVNKYPIISLEDGMAEEDWDGWKALTERIGDRVQLVGDDLFVTNSKRLAKGIEMGCANAILIKVNQIGSLTETLEAIEMAKQAGYACVMSHRSGETEDTTIADLAVAVNTGQIKTGAPCRSDRVAKYNQLLRIEEELDSAAVYAGMSAFYNIKR
- a CDS encoding ATP-binding protein, with the protein product MPFVGRERELRTLEQLYETGAFQMPVIYGRRRVGKTSLINKFIEGKPAIVFTARESSARENLVALSKALADFLQAGDIAALDAPAPVFESFDAAFDHVFRIARIRRLVFVIDEYPYLAQSYRPVSSLLQAKIDEEKEASGLFLVLCGSSMSFMEHQVLGYQSPLYGRRTAQIKVEPFDVFDSAKLLEGLSAEDVVAWYGMVGGVPLYLEQCDASATLERNMAENVLRVDSFLYGEPDSYLQQELRDPAMYNAITRAVATGIGRPSEIADAAGVETAAVTGYLKSLIELGVVRKEQPVVDANRKKVRYRIADNLFRFWYRFVPQYATPLQAGRHEEIARLIEERHLSTYLGPTFEDVCRQWLLREMGASRVPLILDIGRWWGNDPARREQAEIDIVALCDEGEVLFAECKWREKPVDADVLETLEHRTRLIPADRRLLFAFSKTGFTEACRDRANAMGATLVSLDEMGL
- a CDS encoding LytTR family DNA-binding domain-containing protein; amino-acid sequence: MLAGVPLSVAIVEDDDEQADLLERMARRHPQADRLAIERFTSVAELARRAAAPVKPGEPALDVVFMDIRFEGEERTGIDIVAELFPAGCGTQVIYVTGYPEFCTKVYRTEHVYFLTKPVAEPDFNDALDKALQAIERDRGAAIGVTVGSRLVKVPPQRISYIESDRRKVRIYLVDGTVLESYAALGALAALLPGSFAQCHKSFIVNMTCVEQLEPDAVRLSSGEAVPLSRGRRREVKERFLSHLRACL
- a CDS encoding PTS sugar transporter subunit IIC, translated to MSEHAVSAFLKRKDIEISFQRYAIDALSAMAQGLFASLLIGTILTTVGDLSHVAFFNQIGDFAKSVAGPAMAIAIGYALRTPPLVLFSLAAVGFAANAAGGAGGPLAVLVIAIVASELGKAVSKETKVDIIVTPAVTVAGGCGLALAVAPWIGALASSVGGFIMWATELQPLFMGIIVSVVIGIALTLPISSAAICAALGLTGLAGGAALAGCCAQMVGFAVMSFRENRWGGLLSQGLGTSMLQMGNIMKRPVIWLPPIIASAVTGPIATCVFVLQQNGPAVASGMGTCGLVGPIGVYTGWVAQAAAGGPAAGAFEWIGLVLVCFVLPAVLTWAIAAAMRKAGLIREGDLKLED
- a CDS encoding IMP dehydrogenase, translating into MAYYFDEPSRTFNEYLLVPGYSSSQCIPADVSLKTPLVKYKRGEEPTISLNIPMVSAIMQAVSDDGMAIALATEGGLSFVFGSQTVEKQAAMVARVKDYKAGFVESDANLSPEMTLADVVALKEKHGHSTMPVTADGSAHGRLVGIVTGRDYRLSRMSMDEKVSSFMTPRESLIVAPADTSLKVANDIIWDNKLNSLPVVDDDDNLMYMVFRKDYDSHKSNPNEMLDAHKRYMVGAGINTRDYAERVPALVAAGADVLCIDSSEGYSDWQKLTIEWVREHYGDSVKVGAGNVVDAEGFRFLADAGADFIKIGIGGGSICITREQKGIGRGQATATIEVARARDEYFEETGVYIPLCSDGGIVYDHHITLALAMGADFVMLGRYFARFDESPTNKVNINGSYMKEYWGEGSARARNWQRYDLGGDKKGMSFEEGVDSYVPYAGSLKDNVDLTLSKVKSTMCNCGALTIPELQEKAKLTVVSSTSIVEGGAHDVVLKDKTPYVSNTIH